A window of Sagittula sp. P11 genomic DNA:
GCGATGCCGGCCCCCTTCAACAAGGAACAGTTGTTCTGCCCGACGGAAACCGCCTTGGGCATCATCGGCGGAAAGTGGAAGGGGATGATCCTTTGGTGCCTGTCCCGACGCACCATGCGGTTCGGAGAACTGCATCGTGCCATGCCCGACATCACGCAGCGCATGCTGACCAAGCAGTTGCGTGACCTTGAGGCCTTCAGGATCATCGACCGCAAGGTCTATCCCGAGGTGCCGCCCAAGGTCGAATACTCGCTGAGTGCGCACGGCCTGGCGCTCAAGCCGATCCTTGATGATCTCGAACTCTGGTCGAGGGACTATCTGGAAACGAATATCAAGCCCGAGGCCGGGCGGTAGAGGTCTCGGCCCTCAGTCGACGATGAAAAGCTTCGCGCCTGTTTCCGATGATGATCGGTGCGGGGAGTCTCCGAAATCGGAAACCTGATAGCTCATCCCGGCGGTCATGGTGGTGCGGCGGCCGTCCTTCAGTTCTGAGACGAGGGAGCCCTCCAGAACCAGAAAAACGTGGCCGCGATCACACCAGTGGTCAGCCAGGTATCCGGGCGAGTATTCGACCATGCGGACCCGCAGGTCGCCTGCTTCAAACGTCCGCCAGGTCGCGATGCCGGTTTCGCCCGGATAGTCGACAGGATCCACTTTTGACCAGTCCGTCACGGAGAAGGGCATTTCAGGCAACTTCATCGGGAACTCCCCAGGCAATTGCTTGACCAGATAGCCGGACGGTATCGTCAGAACTTCCGGGTCACAAGATTGAAGGCGTTGCGAACAAAGGCGTTTTCGCGCCCGCCTGGCCATCCCGAACTTGCAGATACTGTGCCGACGCGCATGAAATCTGGCTGGCCCGCCGGCATTCTCTTCGGGCTGATCATGCGACTTGCCGAGATGCGCGTTTAGCGCGGGTTGGATCTGTTGTTAGGCGATGGTGTCAATTGCATACTTAATGGGTCCCTCGTCCATGTGTGGCGCAGTTCTGTGACGATCACGAGCGGCCCCATGCAGGGTTGGTCTGGACCATGAACCTCCCCCTCCAGTCCAGCGCTCGGGACCGCCCTACGCCGCGGAACTCCATGCCGATGAAGCCCGGTCATCCCGAATGCCGACGGCTAATCCGCAACGCACCGCGCAAGGCCCGCGCCTGAAGCGGTTCGGTGAGGCGGGGCGCGGGTTCGAAGCCCATTCGCTCCATCGCCTCGCCTTCGGCAGGATGCGGGGGCTGCGTCACCGAGGCGCCGACAAGCGCGAGGAGCGCGCGGGCGTTTCCTGCAGCATTGCCGAGCGCCGATAGCGCCGGAAGAAGCTGCTTCTCGACCGCGTCGAAATCTGTGCCGAGCGGGAAGTCGGGTAGAACCGTCTCGCGAAAGGCGCCGAGCCAGCGGGCAATCGCCTCGGGGGTGTTGTGTCGCTGCGCTGCCGGGATCTCGTAGTCCGCGTCGATCTTGCCTGCGGTCTTGGCCTCTTCCAGCAGGCCGTCCTGAAACCGGCTGTCGGCGATGGCGAGCAGACGCTTGATCACCTCTTCATCGGTCTGGCCGCGCAGGTGCGCCGCGCCGTATTCCGTCACCACGATGTCGCGCATGTGGCGGGGCACGGTGGTCACGGCAAGCTGCCAGACGAGGTTGGAGGTGACCTTGCCCTTGCTGTGACGGGTGGCGGGCAGGGTCAGG
This region includes:
- a CDS encoding helix-turn-helix domain-containing protein → MPAPFNKEQLFCPTETALGIIGGKWKGMILWCLSRRTMRFGELHRAMPDITQRMLTKQLRDLEAFRIIDRKVYPEVPPKVEYSLSAHGLALKPILDDLELWSRDYLETNIKPEAGR
- a CDS encoding DHCW motif cupin fold protein produces the protein MKLPEMPFSVTDWSKVDPVDYPGETGIATWRTFEAGDLRVRMVEYSPGYLADHWCDRGHVFLVLEGSLVSELKDGRRTTMTAGMSYQVSDFGDSPHRSSSETGAKLFIVD